From one Streptomyces sp. ICC1 genomic stretch:
- a CDS encoding response regulator transcription factor produces MNDPQRSDRADSVVRVLLADDEQMIRAGVRMILKHADGIDVVAEAADGAQAVELAARHHPDVVLLDIRMPVLDGLAAIGPLTALDPAPQVVVLTTFGDEENVLRALAAGATGFLLKDEGPDELISAVRSAASGDAVLSPGVTGTVIRRMLQGGGAGGGRPAAPAGPDARIAALTERERDVLALLGAGLANLEIGRRLGIGIGTVKTHVGSILEKTGCAGRVQAALLAHQTGLAAGE; encoded by the coding sequence GTGAATGACCCGCAGCGGTCCGACCGGGCCGACAGCGTCGTACGGGTCCTGCTCGCCGACGACGAGCAGATGATCCGGGCCGGCGTCCGGATGATCCTCAAGCACGCCGACGGCATCGACGTGGTCGCCGAAGCCGCCGACGGGGCCCAGGCCGTGGAGCTCGCCGCGCGGCACCACCCCGACGTGGTCCTCCTCGACATCCGGATGCCCGTCCTCGACGGCCTCGCCGCCATCGGACCGCTCACCGCGCTGGACCCGGCGCCGCAGGTCGTCGTCCTCACCACCTTCGGCGACGAGGAGAACGTGCTGCGCGCGCTCGCGGCCGGGGCCACGGGCTTCCTGCTGAAGGACGAGGGCCCCGACGAACTGATCAGCGCCGTACGGTCGGCCGCGAGCGGTGACGCCGTCCTGTCGCCCGGGGTCACCGGCACCGTCATCCGCCGGATGCTGCAGGGCGGCGGCGCAGGCGGCGGGCGCCCCGCCGCCCCGGCCGGTCCCGACGCGCGGATCGCCGCGCTCACCGAGCGGGAGCGGGACGTACTCGCCCTGCTCGGCGCGGGCCTCGCCAATCTGGAGATCGGCCGCCGGCTCGGCATCGGCATCGGAACGGTCAAGACGCACGTCGGCTCCATCCTGGAGAAGACCGGCTGCGCGGGACGGGTCCAAGCCGCCCTCCTCGCCCACCAGACGGGCCTCGCGGCCGGGGAGTGA
- a CDS encoding nucleotidyltransferase family protein, with the protein MTRAECAPRPHAAAFPASPTQAVVLAGGQGSRLRPYTDDRPKPMVEIPGTGVPIIGHQLAWLASEGVTDAVVSCGHLAEVLQEWLAGAELPLRVTTVVEDEPLGRGGGLKYAARRLPRPEEAWFATNGDVWTRFSLREMAAFHAERGATATLALARPRIPWGVVEINEYGHVLDFIEAPQSPYPVNAGVYVFGPEFAALLPDLGDHERTTFPRLARERRLAGFPLPQGAYWRAIDTAKDLTEAARELAAQGGA; encoded by the coding sequence ATGACCCGCGCCGAGTGTGCGCCCCGACCCCACGCAGCCGCGTTCCCGGCCTCCCCGACCCAGGCAGTCGTCCTGGCGGGCGGCCAGGGTTCGCGGCTGCGGCCGTACACGGACGACCGCCCGAAGCCGATGGTCGAGATCCCCGGTACGGGCGTGCCGATCATCGGGCACCAGCTGGCGTGGCTGGCCTCCGAGGGGGTGACGGACGCCGTCGTCTCGTGCGGGCACCTCGCCGAGGTGCTCCAGGAGTGGCTGGCCGGGGCCGAGTTGCCGCTGCGCGTGACCACGGTGGTCGAGGACGAGCCGCTGGGCCGCGGCGGCGGTCTGAAGTACGCGGCGCGCCGGCTACCGCGGCCCGAGGAGGCCTGGTTCGCGACCAACGGCGATGTGTGGACGCGCTTCTCGCTGCGCGAGATGGCGGCCTTCCACGCCGAGCGCGGGGCGACGGCCACCCTGGCGCTGGCCCGGCCCCGGATTCCGTGGGGCGTGGTGGAGATCAACGAGTACGGGCACGTACTGGACTTCATCGAGGCGCCGCAGTCCCCGTATCCGGTGAACGCCGGCGTGTACGTCTTCGGGCCCGAATTCGCCGCGTTGCTCCCCGACTTGGGCGACCACGAGCGTACGACGTTCCCGCGGTTGGCCCGCGAGCGGCGCCTGGCGGGCTTCCCGCTGCCCCAGGGGGCCTACTGGCGGGCGATCGACACGGCGAAGGACCTGACCGAGGCGGCACGGGAGTTGGCCGCGCAGGGCGGCGCGTAG